The Deinococcus sedimenti genomic sequence CAGCAGGATCACGTCCGGTCGCGGCGCGCCGGCCTGCTCATGCTGCTGGCGCAGGAACGCCAAGGCGTCCACGCCGTCCCGGGCGTGACTCAGGTGGTGGGGAAAATGGGCCTCCTCGAAGGCTTCCTGCGTGAGCATCACGTCCGCAGGGTTGTCCTCGATCAGCAGGATTTCAACGGGTCGGGTGGTCATGTGTGGTCTCCAGAATGATCGGTCGTGTCGGGCAACGCCAGGTGGAAGGTGCTGCCCTGGCCCGGCGTGCTGTCCAGCCACAACGCGCCGCCCAGCTGCTCGGCGGCGCTGCGGGTCACGGCCAGGCCAATGCCGCTGCCGGCGTACTCTTCCATACCGTGAAGCCGCTGGAACACGCCGAAGATCCGGTCATGATACTCGGGCGCGATACCGATGCCGTTGTCACTCACGTGAATCACCCAGCGGTGAGCTTCACGTTCCGCATGTATCTGAACGTGGGGTGCAACGTCCGGCCGCTGGAATTTCAGGGCGTTCCCGATCAGGTTCTGCAGCGCGTGACGCAGGAGGTCCGGCGTGCTGATCACGCTGGGCAGCGCACCCACCTCCACCCGCGCGCCGCTGCTGCGGATCTGGGCGTCCAGGTCCCCCACAATCTGCGAGACGACCACGTTCAGGTCCACGGTCTGCGTGGCGCGCGGCGCCTTCCGCACCCGGGAATACACCAGCAGGTCCTGGATGAGGGTCTTCATGCGCAGCGTGGCGGACGTGGTGAACGCGATGTACTGCCGCGCCCGGTCGTCCAGCTGGTCGTTGTAGCGGCGGGCCAGCAGTTCGGTGTAGCTGCCGATGGTCCGCAGGGGTTCCTGCAGGTCGTGGCTGGCCACGTACGCGAACTGTTCGAGTTCGCGGTTGCTGCGCTCCAGGTGCTCGTTGCTGGCCTTCAGCGCGTCGGCCGTGGCGCTCAGCTGCCGTTCGCGGTCCTGCACGGCCCCGGCCATGACGTCGAACTGAGCGCCCAGGTAGGCGAGTTCCCGCACCGGCACGCGTGGGGTCCGCCGCCCGTAGTCACCCTGGGCGATGGCGAGCGCCGCGACGTTCAGACCCTGCAGGGTGCGGCTGACGGTACGGGTCACGCGGTAGGCGGTCAGGATCAGCAGCGCGATGCTGAGCAGCAGCCCGCCCACGCTGACCCACTGCACGAGTTGCAGCAGGTTCTTGCTGGACTGGGTCGCGTCACTCAGGCGGATGCTTTCATTCGTGGTCATGACGTCCAACACCTCGCGGGCGTCATTCAGCAACGTCAGGCCCACGCCATTCTTCACGCGGGCCACCGCCAGATTCAGGTCCTGCTGCCGAGCCTCGATCTCTCGCCGGGCGGCCTGCTCGTCCCAGCGTTCGACCAGCGCCTGCACGCGGCCCAGGTTGCGGCGCTGCAGGTCCGTGGCGCTCAGGTCGTTCAGGGCGAACACGTCGGCCCGGAAGGTCAGCCGGGCGTTCTCGTACGGTGCGAGGAAGTCCTGCTGACCGGTGATGACGTACCCCCGCTCGCCGTTTTCCATGTTGGATACCTGCCGGGCGATGTCGGTGATCAGCTGCAGCCGCGTCTGGGAGTCCAGCACCTGTTTCAATGCCTGTTCGTTGCGGTTGACGCCGTACGCCACGACCCCGCCGACGCCCAGCAGCAGCGCGAACGGCAGGATGAACGGCCGCAGCAGCACCTGCCGCAGGCTCGGTGCGGTGGAGGGGGCTGGCGTGAGGTCCGCTGCGGGCACGTCCGGCTCGGCAGGTGGGGCGAGGGCCGACATTCCCGGCATTGTAGACCAGCCTCCGCCCCCGCAGCGGGCCGGGCCACCCCCGCCACGGGAAGCCCCGGCGGAATTTTGAACCCGGTTCACTTCGGCGGGGTACAGTGAACGCATGACATTCCAGAACGTGAGTCTCACCCACGCGGGTGAGGTCGCCACGCTGACCCTGACCAGCAAGAAAGGCAGCATGGGCCCGACCTTCTGGCCCGAAATTCCCCGCGTCCTGAACGACCTGGGCGGCGCCCGCGCGCTGATCCTGCGCGGCCAGGACCTGTTCAGCGCCGGACTGGACGTCCGCGCCAGCGCCCCCGTCATCGCCCCCACCCTGGGTGACCCCGACGCGTTCGCGGCGGTCGTCGCCGAGATGCACGCCGCCATCGACGCGTTCGCCGCGCTGCCCATTCCGGTGATCGCCGCCGTGCACGGCTGGTGCATCGGCGCGGGCCTGGAACTCATCAGCGCCTGCGACATCCGCATCGCCAGCGCGGACGCCCGCTTCAGCCTCCCCGAGGTGAAACTGGGCATCACCGCCGACCTGGGCGGCCTGCAACGCCTCCCGCACCTGATCGGCACCGGCCGCACCGCGCACCTCGCCCTGACCGGCGACCCCATCGACGCGCCCACCGCCGAACGCTGGGGCCTCATCACCGAACTCCTGCCCACCCCTGACGCCCTGTTCGAGCGGGCGAATGCCCTCGCCACGGGGCTGGCCGCCCTGCCGCCCCGCGCGGTCGAGGGCACCAAACGCACCCTCCACGCGCACCTGCCCCACGCGCAGAGCCTCGACCTGGCCGTCCGCTGGAACGCCCACCACATGACCACCGACGGCCTCGCCCAGGCGCTGAAGTAGGGTCAAGGGACGAGGGTCGAAGCGTCAAAGACCCTCACCCCCCTCCGACGTTCAGACCTTTAGCTAAGACCCTCAGACCCCTTCAAGGAGCCCACCATGAGCCAGAACCCCGGCACCCTCCAGCCCGGCACCGCCGACAGCACCTTCCGCCCCGACCTGCTGCAGGGCAAGCACGCCCTGATCACCGGGGGCGGCAGCGGCATCAACCTCGGCATCGCGCAGAGCTTCGCCGCGCACGGCTGCAAGGTCACCATCCTGGGCCGCAACCTCGAGAAAGCCCAGACGGCCGCGCAGGGCATCACGGACGCCGGCGGGCAGGCCATCGGCGTCAGCGCCGACGTGCGAGACATCGCCGCCCTGCAGGCCGCCGCCGAGCAGGCCGTGGCCGCCTTCGGCCCCATCGACATCGTCCTGGCGGGCGCCGCCGGGAACTTCCCCGCCCCGGTGGACGGCATCAGCCCCAACGGCTTCAAGACCGTCGTGGACATCGACCTGCTCGGCACGTACAACACCATCAAGGCCTGCGCGCCCCACCTGACCACCCCCGGCGGGAACGTCCTCTCGATCAGCGCGTACGGCATCCCCGTGCCCATGCAGGCGCACGTCGTCGCCGCCAAGGCCGGCGTGGACGCCCTGACCCGCACCCTCGCCGTCGAGTGGGGCCTGCGCGGCATCCGCGTGAACGCCATCATCCCCGGCCCCATTGACGGCACCGAAGGCATGGCCCGCCTCGCGCCCGACGAGAAAACCCGCCAGAAGTTCATGAGCACCGTCCCCCTGGGCCGCTTCGGCATCCCGCAGGACATCGCCAACGCCGCCCTGTTCCTCGTCAGTGACGCCGCCAGCTACGTCACGGGCGTCATCCTGCCCGTCGACGGCGGCCAGAACATGCTCGGCGGCGCCCCCCAGTACCAGATGTACCAACAGATGGGCCTCGCCCTGCCAAGGAAGGACTGATCCAGGCTCTGAGCTGTGGGCTGTGAGGAATGAGCAGGCGTCCTCAGAGCGCATAGCTCAGATGCATCCTCGCGCCGTGCCTGATGCCGCTACGCTGCGGGCATGCCTGCTGCCCTCATGCCCGTTCATCAGCACCTCTCGGATCTGCGGGGGGCGGCGCTGCTGGATCTGCCGGACTGGTCGGGGGTGCGGCGCGTGAATCTGGATGGGCTGGTTCTGGAGGCCCTGCCGGAGCGGGAGGCCGCGCCGGACCTGACGGCGCTGAGCGTGTACGACAACGCGCTGACGGGCGTGCCGGACTGGGTGTGGACGCGCGGCGGGTTGCGGACGCTGAACCTGTCCGCGAACCGCTTCACGGCGCTGCCGGACGCGCTGGGTGACCTGCGTGAACTGCGGATGCTGGACCTGGGTCACAACGCGCTGGCGGCCCTGCCGGACGCCTTCGCCGGGCTGCATACGCTGGCGTTCCTGTACCTGAGCCACAACCGGCTGACGGGACTGCCAGAGTCCAT encodes the following:
- a CDS encoding enoyl-CoA hydratase-related protein gives rise to the protein MTFQNVSLTHAGEVATLTLTSKKGSMGPTFWPEIPRVLNDLGGARALILRGQDLFSAGLDVRASAPVIAPTLGDPDAFAAVVAEMHAAIDAFAALPIPVIAAVHGWCIGAGLELISACDIRIASADARFSLPEVKLGITADLGGLQRLPHLIGTGRTAHLALTGDPIDAPTAERWGLITELLPTPDALFERANALATGLAALPPRAVEGTKRTLHAHLPHAQSLDLAVRWNAHHMTTDGLAQALK
- a CDS encoding SDR family oxidoreductase: MSQNPGTLQPGTADSTFRPDLLQGKHALITGGGSGINLGIAQSFAAHGCKVTILGRNLEKAQTAAQGITDAGGQAIGVSADVRDIAALQAAAEQAVAAFGPIDIVLAGAAGNFPAPVDGISPNGFKTVVDIDLLGTYNTIKACAPHLTTPGGNVLSISAYGIPVPMQAHVVAAKAGVDALTRTLAVEWGLRGIRVNAIIPGPIDGTEGMARLAPDEKTRQKFMSTVPLGRFGIPQDIANAALFLVSDAASYVTGVILPVDGGQNMLGGAPQYQMYQQMGLALPRKD
- a CDS encoding sensor histidine kinase, whose translation is MSALAPPAEPDVPAADLTPAPSTAPSLRQVLLRPFILPFALLLGVGGVVAYGVNRNEQALKQVLDSQTRLQLITDIARQVSNMENGERGYVITGQQDFLAPYENARLTFRADVFALNDLSATDLQRRNLGRVQALVERWDEQAARREIEARQQDLNLAVARVKNGVGLTLLNDAREVLDVMTTNESIRLSDATQSSKNLLQLVQWVSVGGLLLSIALLILTAYRVTRTVSRTLQGLNVAALAIAQGDYGRRTPRVPVRELAYLGAQFDVMAGAVQDRERQLSATADALKASNEHLERSNRELEQFAYVASHDLQEPLRTIGSYTELLARRYNDQLDDRARQYIAFTTSATLRMKTLIQDLLVYSRVRKAPRATQTVDLNVVVSQIVGDLDAQIRSSGARVEVGALPSVISTPDLLRHALQNLIGNALKFQRPDVAPHVQIHAEREAHRWVIHVSDNGIGIAPEYHDRIFGVFQRLHGMEEYAGSGIGLAVTRSAAEQLGGALWLDSTPGQGSTFHLALPDTTDHSGDHT